CAGCCGCTCGACGCAGGCCACACCGCCGGTGCGCAGGTTTTCTCCATTCATCAGCAGGGCGTCCATCTGGACGCGGCCGTCGCTGGTCAGAAAGGAGCCACGTCCGGCGTCGAAGGTCTCGTCGTCTTCCATGACGGCGACGGCGGCTTCCACGGCATCCACCGCACTCGCGCCTTGTTCAAGCAGGCGATAGCCGGCGGCGAGCGCGTTGCGAATGCCTGCCTCGTTCGCGGCAACGGCATCGTCGGGCATAGCCCAGGCGCCGCCATGAATCAGAAGAGTAGGAGTCCTCTGCATCGCAACCGAGTCTACCGGACGGAGCTGGATTGCTGCAGCTCGGCCAGCCTGCGGCGCTCGGTTTCGAGGTAGGTGTAGCGGATGCGGTGAATGACGGTCAGGGTGGAGAAGACAGCCAGTACCCACAGCGCTGGTCCCATCACGCCCCAGCGATTGCACAGCGCGCCGAGAATGACGCAGACGATGCGCTCGGGCCGCTCCATGAAGCCGACCTTGCAGGTGCCGATCAACGCCTCGGCGCGGGCGCGGGTATAGCTGACCATCACGCAGGCCGTCATCACGAAGGCCACGAGGCCGACATAGAAGAGGCGATTGCCGCGCGCGTAGAAGATCATCAGGCCGAAGAAGATGGCCACGTCGGAGTAGCGGTCCATCACCGAGTCGAAGAACGCGCCGAAGACCGAGACCTGGTTGGTCTGACGGGCCACGCGGCCGTCGACCATGTCGAAGATGCCGGCGCCGATGATAATCAGTCCGGCGTAAAGGAACATGCGGTTGGCGTTCGAGACGCGGGCAAAGCCGAAGAAGCAGGCCGCTACGATGTTGATAATCAGGCCGATGAAGGTCAGCGCGTTCGGCGAGATGCGGGTCAGCGCAAGGCCATTGACGATCTTCTGCAACAGCCACCCACTGCCCTTACCGAATGCTCTTGTCCAGGTCACAACCAACCCTCAGGGACCCGGTGGTCCCCACTTCTGTTTCTCGTCTCTGTGTCGAAGAACTGCTGCAATTGCTCTGGAGAATCCTACTCCGGAGAATCGTGAATCGTCACGAGCTTTAGGACCTCGAGCTCGCGCTTCCCATTCGGCGTCACCACGGTGGCGGTGTCGCCAATCTTTTTGCCGAGCAGGGCGCGGCCGATGGGTGAAGTGGTCGAGATCAATCCCTTGGCCACGTCGGACTCTTCGCTGGTGACGAGCTGGTACTTCAGCTCCTCGTCCTTGCTCGTGTCGTATACGGTGACGGTTGAGCCGAAGCCGACTTTGTCGGCCGGGATGTTGACCAGGTTCACCATGGCGAGCTCGCCCATGCGCCTTTTTAGCTGACCAAGGCGGGCGTTGACGAACTCCTGCCGCTGCTTGGCCATGTGGTACTCGGCGTTCTCGCTGAGGTCGCCCAGGGCGACGGCTTTTTTGATTTCGGCGGGAAGTTCGGTCGTCAGCTCGTATTCGAGCAGCTTGATCTCTTCCTGCAGCCGTTTCATGACTTGTTCGGGCATGGAACCTTCCAGGACCTCCGCGGCCAGTGCGCAGACGGCCATCCGAGGTGCGTTGGGGTGAAAACACTATTATACGATGCGGGTGGTCCGGAGACTGCGTGGAGCCTGCTCGTTGCTTGATAAATCAATGGTTTTCAGCAGCCTGGGTGGTGCCCTGTGGGGTACTGGGGAGACCCCCGGCGACACCGTAGAATAGACACCGAAGAAAGCGCCGGACGATCCTGGCGGAGGTGTGTCCCCCTTGAAGTTTTTCCTGACATTGCTGCTTCTCGGTCTCCTTCTTCTGGGCGCGGTCGCCTTTGTCCTTCGGACGCCCTACGGGCCCTCGCAGGAGACCTTCGTCGAGATCGCCCCGCACACTGGCACGCCCGCCATCGCCGCCCAGCTTGAGCATGCTGGAGTTATCCGTAGCCGCTATGGCTTCGAGCTGCTTCGTGTTCTGCTGCGCGGCCGGCTTCAGGCTGGCGAGTACCGCTTCGACCACCCGGTGCCAATGGCCGAGGTCTACGAGCGCATCGCCCGTGGCGATATCTATACCAAAGCACTTACCATCCCAGAGGGTTACAACATCTTCGATATCGCGCAGGCGGTTCAGGACCAGGGCTTCGGCACACGCGAGGCTTTTCTGGCAGCCGAACGCGAGCATACCGAGCTGATTGCTGCGTGGGCGCCGAAGGACGGGCCGCAACCCGTTTCGCTCGAAGGTTATCTCTTCCCCGACACCTACTACTTCCCGCGTAAGGCGACGCCGCTCCAGATTCTTACGGCGATGGTGCGGCGCTTCAGGCAGGTCTCAACGCAGCTTGGCATGACCGGGGATGTCAACCGGACTGTGATTTTGGCCTCATTGGTTGAAAAGGAGGTCAGCCAGCCGAATGAGCGCCCGCTGGTGGCGGGAGTCTTCATGAACCGCCTGGCAAAGGGGATGCCGCTGGCCACCGACCCGACGGTGATCTATGCAGCGTTGCTCAATAACCGCTGGCGCGGGACGATCTACGCCTCAGACCTGGCCTCGCCTTCGCCGTACAACACTTATAAGCACACAGGGCTGCCGCCGGGACCGATCTGCAATCCGGGGATTGCTTCTCTGCGCGCGGCGATTGCTCCGGCGCAGACGGACTATCTCTACTTTGTCAGCGATGCTTCAGGCCACAGCCGTTTTTCGGCCACGCTGGCTGAACACGCGCAGCAGGTGCAGGCTTACCGCGAGGCCGTGAAGCATTAGAGTTCAGCTTCGTCCTGCATGGCTATTTCGTAGTTGCGTCCGCCATAGAAGATGCCGAGGATGGCAATCTGTTCCTGATCGACGCTGAAAGCGATGACAACGCGCTTGCGGAAGTTCGTGATGCGCAATCCGGAACGGATGTCGTCGCGTCTGGTTCCCCGCCGCGGCAGTGTTCGCAGGCTTTCACAATAGACAACGATAGCTTCGGTGTAGCGCGCTGCTGTATCAGAAGAAGAGACCTCTGCAATATAGCGATAGAGTTCGGCCAACTGCTTCTCCGCTTCGGGAGAAAAGACGACGGTCGCGGCCATCAGTGTTTTTTTGTTGCCTTTCTGTGCTCGGCTGCGAGTGTAGCGCGGACTTTTCTGACGGAGACGGCGTGGGAGGGATTCGCCTTCAGTGCATCATAGGCTGGGGCCACCTCGTGGCGCAGCCAGCTTTCTACGGCGCGATCGCGCGCGGCGAGCGCCCGTAGGCCGTCGCGGATTACTTCACTTTCGGTCGCGTATTCGCCCGCTTCGACCTTTGCCCGGACAAGGTTGGCCATCTCGATTGGCAGTGTGATGCTGAGCTGTTGTGTGGAACGCATGACGATCCTCGAATAGGATTCAATCCTACTCAGGATGTTACCTGAATCTGGCTGAGCCGTCGAAGGAACTGCGCCTAGATCGAGTTGTCGATCAGGTCGCTGAGCGAGGCGGAAGCGGAGAATGGTGGTTCACCCTGCCAGCTTGGGATGTCGAAGGTATTCTCCGGGTGCGCATTGGCGAGCCTGCCCTGGGAGGTGTGCTGGCTGCGAAGCGTCTGCTGGATAATGCGGCGGCTCTCGAACAGGCTCGCGTGCGCGGCCAGCTCTTCGAAGATCAGAAAACCCTGGCCGCAGATGGGGCAGCGGATTTCGCCGGAGAGTTTGGGCTGGTGTGCGACGAGATGCATGGGGAGACCTGCTTTCCGCTGCGCTGAAATTCCGCTGTATTGGAAGCACGAAGGCGTGGCATCAATCCGAACCGATGGCACCGATGGAGAACAACCGCGATTTCAGGAAACGCGGATTTCAATGACAAGAGAACCAAGACCTGAGTGCCGTTTAGCTTTGGCTTGTTCCGTTCGGCCAATTGATGAGCCGCATCTTGATCGGTGCCATCGGTCGGGAGCGTTGCTACGCCTTCGCTTCCATACGAACAACTGAAGATATTTTCAGCGTCTGAGGCGGACAGCGAAATGGCCATCGCGGGGAGTGCCGCTACAACGTGCGGGGGATGCGGTTTGGTGCGACCGGGGCAAAGGAAATATGCTGGTAAGACCGATATGAGTGAGCAGATGATCAAGATTCAGCTTCCCGATGGCTCCGTGCGCGAGGTGCCGCGCGGCACAACAGCATTCGATGTGGCAACGAGCATCTCACCGCGGCTGGCAGCGGCGGTTGTGGTGGCGAGGATTCGCCCGCTTCGGGCAACGGCCAACACCGAACAGGCAGCGGCTGAGGAGCAGGCATCGGAGGCCTCGATGTACAGTGCCTCGTCGAACGGCGAACGTCTGGTCGATTTGGCCGCTCCGTTGAATGAGGACGTTGCACTGGAGCTGCTCAAAGAGTCTGACGAAGCCGCGCTGCGCGTAGTGCGCCACTCTGCCGCGCACGTCATGGCGACGGCTATCCTTGAGCTGTTTCCGGAGACGAAACTGGGTCACGGTCCTGCGACGGATTCAGGCTTCTTCTACGATGTCTACCGCGAGACTCCGTTCAGCGAAGCCGACCTGGCCGAGATCGAGAAGCGCATGGCCGACGTGGTTGCGCGTGATGAGAAGTTCACGCGCGAAGAAGAGCCGCGCGAGAAGGGCCTTGCTGAGTACGAGAAGAATGGCGACTTCATGAAGGTCCACTTCATCGAGCGATTCACCAAGCCGGGCGAAGAGATATCGCTGTATAAGAACGGCAACTTCACTGACTTTTGCCGCGGTCCGCACGTGCCTTCAACCGGGCGCGTGAAGGCGTTCAAGGTGACGAGCGTCGCGGGCGCGTACTGGCTCGGCAACGAGAAGAACCAGCAGCTGCAGCGCGTCTACGGCACGGCGTTCTTCAACACCAAAGACATGGACGCGCACTTCAAGCGGCTTGAAGAGATCAAGGCGCGCGACCACCGCGTGCTGGGCAAGCAGCTTGATCTGTTCTCGATTCAAGAGGTCGCCGGCGCAGGCCTCATCTTCTGGCACCCGAAGGGCGGGTTGATTCGCAAGACGATGGAAGACTGGATGCGCGAGGAGTGCATCCGGCGCGGCTATCAGATGGTCTTCACGCCGCACATTATGCGCCGCGAGTTGTGGAAGATCTCTGGCCACGACGGCTACTACGCCGAGAACATGTATCCTCCGATGGAGCTGGACGACGCCGAGTACCGGCTGAAGCCGATGAACTGCCCCGGCCACATCCTTATCTACAAGAATTCGCCGAAGAGCTACCGCGACCTGCCGCAGCGCTACGCGGAGCTGGGCAATGTTTATCGCTACGAGCGCTCGGGCACGATGCATGGTTTGTTGCGCGTGCGCGGCTTTACCCAGGACGATGCACACATCTTCTGCACGCCTGAGCAGATTGAGAGCGAGATCGCAGCGTGCGTCGAGTTTGCCGAGAGTGTGCTGCACTCTTTCGGGTTTAACGAGTTCAAGGTCGAGCTTTCGACGTGGGACCCGAAGGACCGCAAAAGCTACGTCGGCTCGGCCGAGCACTGGGAGGGCGCGGCCGCGTCGCTCAAAAAAGTGCTCAGCGCGAAGGGGATTGCATTCCGGGAGATTCCCGGCGAGGCTGCCTTTTACGGGCCCAAGATCGACATCAAGCTGGTGGACGTGCTCGGGCGCCTGTGGCAGCTCTCGACGGTGCAGTTCGACTTCAACCTGCCGCAGCGCTTTGAGCTCGAATACACCGGCGAGGACGGCGAGAAGCATCGCCCCGTGATGGTGCATCGCGCGTTGTTCGGCTCAGTCGAACGCTTCTTTGGTGTGCTGATTGAGCACTACGCCGGAGCCTTTCCCATGTGGCTAGCGCCGATGCAGATCGGCATCGTGCCCATCAGCGAAAAGCATCTGGACTACGCAAATGCTGTGAAGGCGAAGCTCGAAGCTGCGGGGTTGCGCGTGGAGCTCGACGCCCGCAACGAAAAGATGAACGCAAAGATCCGCGAGTTCACACTGCAGAAGGTGCCGTTCGTGCTGGTGATGGGCGACAAGGAGGCCGCGAGCGAAGCGGTCAGCGTCCGCACACGCGGCAAGGGCGACGAAGGGAGCACGCCGCTGGCATCTTTTATCGAGCGTGCAACAACATTGGTGAACGACCGCAAGCCCACCCTCTAGTTTTTTGTCACGATAACAATTTAGCCCCCGAGCAGACCGCGCCGGGGGCTTTCAACTTAACTCTTTCGCAGTTATCGAAGAGCGTTTGTTTAGCGTCGACGAAATGCGTTACGAATGGCCTGCGAGCGATCGGTGGTTGAGGGCTGTGCAGATGGCTCTTCGCCCTCTGGATAGAGCACCACAAAGCGGCGTGGTCCGTCGTTCGTAGAGGCTGTTGCCAGCCCCGAAGGCTTCAGCGCAAGATGCAGCAATCTGCGTTCGCGCGAGTTCATCGGAGGAAAGGCGTGCGGGCGTCCAGTCGTGCGGACTTTATCAATCGCGACCTCAGCCATCATCTCGAGCTCTCTCTGGCGAAGCACCTTGAAGTTCTCGGCGTCGAAGCTGATGCGGTCGTGCTCTTCATGCTCAAAGCGGAGGATTTTGGCAGCGATGTGTTCGATGGCGTGAAGGAGCTCACCGTTACGTGCCAGCAGGAGGGGAGTATCAGGGCCAGAGAGTTCGACTGAGATCTCTGGCGCAGGGCCAGATGAAACCTTCCCAGCGGATTCGCCGGGGTTGGGTTGCACTTGGCCGTTGCAGGCAAGGATTTTTGACTTGAGTCTCAGGCCACCGGTAGTGGTAAGCGTTTCGAGAAAGTCTGCAATCTTCTTTTCTGCTAAGCCCGGAGTAGTCATGTTACTTTCCTGCCGGGAGGTCACTGCGGTTGTCAACGCCTCCCTTGGATAGTTGTGCCGGCGCCTAACCCGGCCTTACGGCGTGAACGTTTTTGAGCGACGGCGCGCATCTCTTTGCCGAGACTCGTCTGGTTCATCACTGCCTGTTGGATGATCCCGATGAAGTTGCCGACCGCCCAGTAGATAGCCAGTCCAGCGCCATAGTACCACGTGAACCAGCCCGAGATGGCCGGCATCACAAACGCCATCATCTTCTGCTGCGACGCATCCACGCCCGGAGACGGTGTGTAGAACTGCACCAGGAACTGGCTCACCACCATGATGATCGGCAGAATGTGCAGCGGGTCCGGAGCCTGCAGGTCGGTCATCCACAAGAAGTGCGCGT
This is a stretch of genomic DNA from Edaphobacter acidisoli. It encodes these proteins:
- a CDS encoding GreA/GreB family elongation factor, producing the protein MPEQVMKRLQEEIKLLEYELTTELPAEIKKAVALGDLSENAEYHMAKQRQEFVNARLGQLKRRMGELAMVNLVNIPADKVGFGSTVTVYDTSKDEELKYQLVTSEESDVAKGLISTTSPIGRALLGKKIGDTATVVTPNGKRELEVLKLVTIHDSPE
- a CDS encoding Jag family protein, whose amino-acid sequence is MTTPGLAEKKIADFLETLTTTGGLRLKSKILACNGQVQPNPGESAGKVSSGPAPEISVELSGPDTPLLLARNGELLHAIEHIAAKILRFEHEEHDRISFDAENFKVLRQRELEMMAEVAIDKVRTTGRPHAFPPMNSRERRLLHLALKPSGLATASTNDGPRRFVVLYPEGEEPSAQPSTTDRSQAIRNAFRRR
- a CDS encoding type II toxin-antitoxin system RelE/ParE family toxin, producing MAATVVFSPEAEKQLAELYRYIAEVSSSDTAARYTEAIVVYCESLRTLPRRGTRRDDIRSGLRITNFRKRVVIAFSVDQEQIAILGIFYGGRNYEIAMQDEAEL
- the mltG gene encoding endolytic transglycosylase MltG, which produces MSPLKFFLTLLLLGLLLLGAVAFVLRTPYGPSQETFVEIAPHTGTPAIAAQLEHAGVIRSRYGFELLRVLLRGRLQAGEYRFDHPVPMAEVYERIARGDIYTKALTIPEGYNIFDIAQAVQDQGFGTREAFLAAEREHTELIAAWAPKDGPQPVSLEGYLFPDTYYFPRKATPLQILTAMVRRFRQVSTQLGMTGDVNRTVILASLVEKEVSQPNERPLVAGVFMNRLAKGMPLATDPTVIYAALLNNRWRGTIYASDLASPSPYNTYKHTGLPPGPICNPGIASLRAAIAPAQTDYLYFVSDASGHSRFSATLAEHAQQVQAYREAVKH
- a CDS encoding ribbon-helix-helix domain-containing protein — encoded protein: MRSTQQLSITLPIEMANLVRAKVEAGEYATESEVIRDGLRALAARDRAVESWLRHEVAPAYDALKANPSHAVSVRKVRATLAAEHRKATKKH
- the thrS gene encoding threonine--tRNA ligase, whose amino-acid sequence is MSEQMIKIQLPDGSVREVPRGTTAFDVATSISPRLAAAVVVARIRPLRATANTEQAAAEEQASEASMYSASSNGERLVDLAAPLNEDVALELLKESDEAALRVVRHSAAHVMATAILELFPETKLGHGPATDSGFFYDVYRETPFSEADLAEIEKRMADVVARDEKFTREEEPREKGLAEYEKNGDFMKVHFIERFTKPGEEISLYKNGNFTDFCRGPHVPSTGRVKAFKVTSVAGAYWLGNEKNQQLQRVYGTAFFNTKDMDAHFKRLEEIKARDHRVLGKQLDLFSIQEVAGAGLIFWHPKGGLIRKTMEDWMREECIRRGYQMVFTPHIMRRELWKISGHDGYYAENMYPPMELDDAEYRLKPMNCPGHILIYKNSPKSYRDLPQRYAELGNVYRYERSGTMHGLLRVRGFTQDDAHIFCTPEQIESEIAACVEFAESVLHSFGFNEFKVELSTWDPKDRKSYVGSAEHWEGAAASLKKVLSAKGIAFREIPGEAAFYGPKIDIKLVDVLGRLWQLSTVQFDFNLPQRFELEYTGEDGEKHRPVMVHRALFGSVERFFGVLIEHYAGAFPMWLAPMQIGIVPISEKHLDYANAVKAKLEAAGLRVELDARNEKMNAKIREFTLQKVPFVLVMGDKEAASEAVSVRTRGKGDEGSTPLASFIERATTLVNDRKPTL
- a CDS encoding CDP-alcohol phosphatidyltransferase family protein, yielding MTWTRAFGKGSGWLLQKIVNGLALTRISPNALTFIGLIINIVAACFFGFARVSNANRMFLYAGLIIIGAGIFDMVDGRVARQTNQVSVFGAFFDSVMDRYSDVAIFFGLMIFYARGNRLFYVGLVAFVMTACVMVSYTRARAEALIGTCKVGFMERPERIVCVILGALCNRWGVMGPALWVLAVFSTLTVIHRIRYTYLETERRRLAELQQSSSVR